The Anticarsia gemmatalis isolate Benzon Research Colony breed Stoneville strain chromosome 18, ilAntGemm2 primary, whole genome shotgun sequence DNA window CTATTTGATTCTACAAAACATCTTTTACAGAgcgtcatttaaaaataaaagaaatctaTTACGTTTAACATTGGGTTGGAAAAACCCTTAACAATTAACACTGGACAATTACAAACTAAGAAATAATACACCCCTATAAAGATGCCTCTAGTCCATTCTGACCGTTCTGACCGTTCTGACCATTCTGTCCATTCTGACCATTCTGGCCATTCTCACCATTCTCCCTGGTATCCCCCCAAGTAAGGTTGAGACTCTTCTTCATGCCGTCGTCCAGAGGAGGGATGAGGGAGCGAGGCAGCAAGAATGTTGATAAGTTAAATAAGTCCAGAAATACCTTGTAACGGTCactggaaaaagaaaaaaaatagtgtcataataatatttagatacatACAATACGCTTCTTATATCTGAAGGTTAAGGCAgagtttcgctattaacaatgtcagtcccaCGTAAAATAAGGAAAGCCTTTTATCATATACTGGgctggttaccaaactctgagctactattgagaaaaataaatcaatcatcaatcaatatacataaaactcttCCGCTACTGAGTGACTGAAAAAgatgaaattttatgcaaagTTTTCTAAGggagtgtagaggagcactgaGGGAAGATTTTCGGAATCCCCCTTCCCCCGAAGGCTTAAAAAAGGGAGGGGGGGGGGCAGTAATAAAAAATTGACAACAGGAAAACTAAAGGCCACGCCGACCTATTTATTTACCTGAGAGTAGACCTAAGGTACTGGTACCCAGAAGAGCCACCGGTACCGAGCTGCTGCGAGCCAATCATGCGCTGGACCATTATCACGTGGTTGTCTGTAAGGAACAAGTTACACAAACAACTTAATTTGGTCaatctttgaaacaaaaaagcagtgatagcagagtggtttatgttggcacctcccacgcatctgaggcaacacaccaatgacttttaaataattatcacttgctcaaacggtgaaggaaaacatcatgagaaaaccttgcatgccgaaaatttcagctttctagctatcacggtttatgagatacagcctggaaacagatagatagacagacagcAGAGGCTagaatagggttccgtttttaccttttagATACGGAACCCTAATAAAAATGTGACATCGAAATGTACGTATGCATAGCTGGACCAACTGCATCGAGTTTCACTTCATGTGCTATAACTATACCCGGTCGCAGTGGGGCCATGCAGCTAGTCGAAAATCGTTTGAGGTACTTACATCTCCACTTGGTGATGAGGCTGTCCATGTCCATGAGTAGTGTGAGCAGCTGATGAGGCTGAGAGAAGCGCGGCTCGTCGCGGTAGAACGTGATCATAATAGCGCCTTGCAGAGCTTTGTGGGATAacctaaaaaaattacaatttatgaatttaatttttaactgcacgtttggcgcagtggtttaagcggtcacctcgcggCAACAACcgaagcgccgcgtgtggtgggttcgaatcccacccaggacaaatctttgtgtgatgaacacgagtatttgttctgagcctggatgttaatgtatctatataagtatgtatttagaagtatataagtatgtttatcagttatttggttaccatagtacaagctctgcttagtttggaatcaaatgaccgtgtgtgattgtcccaaattatttatttatttattttatttttatttattactagattAAAACTCAACGCTTCGCTTAGGCCAAATGGTGGACAAGGCCttatccctccctcattacgtgAGGAGACTTActacttgactgcctccgtggcacagtggttaaggtcaccacgccgctaccactgcgtcgggaggtcttgggttcgatttccactatttgtgcgatccacaaataatttgttcgggtctggttgtaggtactttgtatccgttgtttgtatgtctgtaaaagtccccgcgacacaagagaaattctaatgcgggagttgtctttaaaaaaaccccgccttatttatttttacttggaTAGTTTAGATAGTTTTACCTCCTCTCGCCCCTGGAGCGCAGCGCGTCATGCACGGCTGGGTCGAAGATGGAGCGGTAGATCTCACGACGATTCTCCGCATCTTGCAGCCGATGACGACGGACTGTCTCGTTGGGCTCGTGCTGGAACAAAAGTACCAcattatcccactgctgggccaaTGACGACTACCTAGAAGTGTACTTATAGCCATAAGGGCATACCCCGTCATACCCGAGCTACTCCAGCCTTCAACAAGTCCTTTCCCACATTTTTATACCATAAACCTGCCTTTTCTCTTCCACTTTCTACATAGACTTCCAAGAAAGGATTGACGATAGGCAggttgtaaaaacatcagccCACGTGGGATAAAGACAAGAAAAAGTAGGAGCGACATTTGAGTcttataattagtttaaaaatcaaGTAAGTAGTATCTATCTGTATCTATAACTTccctctaacggtgaaggaaaacatcgtgatgagaccttgcatgccttaaatttgagggcaaagtccccaacccgccagcgtggtggactcaaggcctaaccccctcccttgtttgggaggagacccttgcctagcagtgagacagtaatgggttaaaaaaaatctaatatgaTGGCTTACCGAAGCAGCATCAATATCTTCCTTGATCATCTTATTGACGGTGGCCTGGAACTTGCCCCAGAAGTTGAACCCGTGAGTGTTAAGTCCCGGCGTGCGCTCCAACCACCGCTCTATTAGAGCTAGGAGAGCTGGCTCTTGTTCAGACCTGAAGAAGAAAGaaatttaccctcttattcataaaaatatatgaagttatgaaaggcttataaagtgttttgtttctttcactccttagcgaaatgaaaaagagaaaacatattatagtagtttttgaactaaaataggtttatagtgtgtttatgaataagaggattaATGTTTAAATCCCCAAATGCGACGTTTCGGCgtaggttgcactcgccgtggtcgcaggcgcGTCACAGTCAGCCTGAGACCACCGCGAGTGCAAATGGCGTTTACTCCTTCGACAAATGCATTTGTAAGTGATACTTACTTCTGTAAAGACTCCATAGCTTCAGGGTCGTCACCGAACACTGCCTGATAACTCTGATTGTATTTCACACGCAGCGCTTGTTTTAGACCCAACTGAaaccataaatattattgtatatacaactagcttttaccggcgacttcgtccgccacctgaattttccaaTGGGAACGCGTAATTTTccaggggtaaaaagtagcctatgtcgtttctggggtatcaaaatatctccatatcaaatgtcatgcaaattgattcggtagtttaggcgtgattgagtaacagacagacagacagagttactttcgcatttataatattagtatggattttttaATAGACTATGCTGtgctaaatatatataatgttTAGGGTCTTgttgtacattgtgtccgttgtttgtatgtttgtaaaactcctcgcgacacaatagcaatggttagtgcgggagtagtagTAGTTggctttttataataataataatcaatataataattgaatttcttataaaccattattttattaacatctcGTAAATAATCAATCGGATGCATCGCATGTTGTATGCTGACGTAATTTgcaagataattaattatttaatggcCACTTAAAcagaacaaattaataaattgttataagaCTCGACAACACACTTatgttatctttaattttattaataaatgc harbors:
- the v gene encoding tryptophan 2,3-dioxygenase vermilion translates to MACPMRSGIDENMGQEGDHLGNEAGMLYGEYLMLDKLLSAQRMLSAESSKPVHDEHLFIVTHQAYELWFKQIIFEVDSVRSLLDVEGLDESHTMEILKRLNRVVLILKLLVDQVMILETMTPLDFMDFRNYLRPASGFQSLQFRLLENKLGLKQALRVKYNQSYQAVFGDDPEAMESLQKSEQEPALLALIERWLERTPGLNTHGFNFWGKFQATVNKMIKEDIDAASHEPNETVRRHRLQDAENRREIYRSIFDPAVHDALRSRGERRLSHKALQGAIMITFYRDEPRFSQPHQLLTLLMDMDSLITKWRYNHVIMVQRMIGSQQLGTGGSSGYQYLRSTLSDRYKVFLDLFNLSTFLLPRSLIPPLDDGMKKSLNLTWGDTRENGENGQNGQNGQNGQNGQNGQNGLEASL